The Armatimonadota bacterium genome segment CCTTTCCCTGGGAGATGGTAATGCTCGCCGCCTGGCCCCACGTATCGGTTCCCCGGACCTCCAGATCCTGTGCGCTCATCCGACTGCCACCTCTATTCCAGCTGCCACACCTACAGCCACCTTATTCGCGGCGCGTACTTCTCGAAGAGCTCCCTGTTGGCTATGTCGCCGCCCGGAATGTTGGCGCTGGTCCATACGGCCGGGGCCACCCCGCGATCCAGAAGGGTCTTGACGGTCTCTGCGACCATGGTCTGGACGACGAAGGCGTTCAGTATCGTGGAGACCGGAGCAACCCACGCCTGCATGCCCGGAAACTCCAGGACTGCGTCGCGCGCGGGCATCTTGTTGTCGATCAGGCAGTCAACTACCTCAAAGAGATTCTTCCGCGAAGGATGGCGCGCCGGATGGTCCGGCGGTACGTTCTTCGAGAACGACGGCGAGGTGATCCCGACGGTCTTGATATCCCGTTCACGCGCCCACAGCGCCGCGTCTATTGTGCAGGAGTTGATCCCGTAGGCGTTTATGATGATCAAAACGTCTTCCGGGGTGATGGGATAAGTCCCGAGGACCGCACGAGCATAGCCCGGCGTCCTCTCCACCGCGCTGGAGCGCCTGGCGCCGAAGGCGACCGATATACCCGGGTCGAGTATCGGGTAGACGGCCGCCAGTCCGCCTGCCCTACAGCTCATCTCCTCCGCGGCGATGTAGGAGTGGCCGCCGGTGCCGAACACAAACAAGAGGTGGTCTGTGGCCAGGGCTCCGGCCAGCGTCTCTGCCGCCTTCCTGATGCTCTCGCCCTCCTCCTCGACCACCCGGGCTAGGAGCTCGGTCACTATCTGGTGGTACCTCGCAACCTGGCTCATGATCTCAGTCCTCCTGTCGTGAGTGTGATAAGCCGAGACGCCGCCTGCCAGATGGGTTCTATTTGATGGCTCCCGCCGTCAGGCCCTTGATGAACCAGCGGCCCGCCAGCCCGAAGAGAAGGATCGGTGGGATTGCGATGATGACCGAGCTGGACATCAACAGTCCCCAGTCTATGAAGTACTGCTGCAAGAAGTGAGCCATACCTACCGGCAGCGTCTTGTTCGTGTCACTAATGAGAAAGGCCACCGCGAACAGGTACTCGGTCCAACACATCAGGAACGAGTTCAGGGCCAGGGCGGCCAGCCCCGGGGCGCTTAGCGGCAGGAAGACCCGGACCAGCACCTGCAGCCGGGATGCGCCGTCCACGAGCGCCGCGTCCTCCAGCTCCAGCGGCACGCCTACGAAGAAGGCCCGCAGCATCCAGACGCTGAAGGGCGCCACGATCGTGACGTTGACGATGACGAGCGCGAGGAGCGTGTCTATGATGCCGAGTCCGGTGAACGCCACGTACAGCGGGATGATCAGCAGGACTCGCGGGAAGATGTAGATCGAGATGAACGTGCGGTAAAGGAGTTCCCGGCCGCGGTAGCGGCACCTGTAGACGCTGTAGGCGGCCAGACTGGCTAGGACCAGCGTGATGCCGGTTGCAGCCAGCGCGACATAGACGCTGTTCAGGAAGTACCTGGCGAACGGCACCTGTTCGAACAGCCGCGTGTAGTGTTCGAGCGTGAAGGTCTTGGGCCAGAAGGTCGGAGTGGGGCTCGTCAGCTCGGGCACGGTCTTGAACGAGCAGATGACGACCCAGTACATGGGTAGCATGACGACCGCAAGGACCGCGGCCACCGAGAGGTACCGCCCGATGGTCTTCACCGTCCTCATGCGGAGATGGCAACCTCCTCCTTCATAACCCTGCGCAGGTATCCCACGCCGTATGCGAGGAGTATCACGAACATGACGAGCGAGATCGTGGCCGCCTGGCTTATGCGGTACTCCTGGAACGCCTTGTAGTAGATGAGGATCGTCAGCGTGGTCGTCTTGTAGATGGGCCCGCCACGCGTGAGCAGCCAGATGGCATCAAAGATGTTGATCGCCCACAGGGAGGCGATCAGTATTACGACCTTCAATACTTCGCTGATGGTCGGAAGTTCTACGTGCCACAGCCGCGCGAAATACCCCGCGCCGTCCATGTCCGCCGCCTCCCCCAGCTCCCGGGGGATGGTCTGCAGCGCCGCGAGTATGATGACCGTGAAGAACGGAAACCACCGCCATACGTTCACCGCGGTGACGGCGTAGAGCGCGATGCCCGGCGATCCCAGGAACGAGATCGGCCTTTCCACCAATCCCGAGGAGAGAAGCAGGTAGTTGACCACCCCCAGCGTTGGGTCGAGCACCCACTTCCCCATCGTGGCCAGCACGATGGATGGGAAGAGCCATGGCAGGATGATCCAGGTCCGCACGAACTCGTGGCCCCGGAACTCCTGGTTGAGCACCAGCGCGGCTACCAGGGCCAGCAGGACCTGAAAGGCCACGTTGAGGGCCGTCCATG includes the following:
- a CDS encoding SIS domain-containing protein, which encodes MSQVARYHQIVTELLARVVEEEGESIRKAAETLAGALATDHLLFVFGTGGHSYIAAEEMSCRAGGLAAVYPILDPGISVAFGARRSSAVERTPGYARAVLGTYPITPEDVLIIINAYGINSCTIDAALWARERDIKTVGITSPSFSKNVPPDHPARHPSRKNLFEVVDCLIDNKMPARDAVLEFPGMQAWVAPVSTILNAFVVQTMVAETVKTLLDRGVAPAVWTSANIPGGDIANRELFEKYAPRIRWL
- a CDS encoding carbohydrate ABC transporter permease; protein product: MRTVKTIGRYLSVAAVLAVVMLPMYWVVICSFKTVPELTSPTPTFWPKTFTLEHYTRLFEQVPFARYFLNSVYVALAATGITLVLASLAAYSVYRCRYRGRELLYRTFISIYIFPRVLLIIPLYVAFTGLGIIDTLLALVIVNVTIVAPFSVWMLRAFFVGVPLELEDAALVDGASRLQVLVRVFLPLSAPGLAALALNSFLMCWTEYLFAVAFLISDTNKTLPVGMAHFLQQYFIDWGLLMSSSVIIAIPPILLFGLAGRWFIKGLTAGAIK
- a CDS encoding sugar ABC transporter permease, producing the protein MPRLSGAAQTECVKPSADERGNLGPSPSRDGSRPGRGAAAGYARRLRGISGLLQKDPYFGYLLILPLLVWALLTLIYPLVETIRLSVLDVGYVGTPGAFAGVSNYVRILAGGEFWRTLRVSVTWTALNVAFQVLLALVAALVLNQEFRGHEFVRTWIILPWLFPSIVLATMGKWVLDPTLGVVNYLLLSSGLVERPISFLGSPGIALYAVTAVNVWRWFPFFTVIILAALQTIPRELGEAADMDGAGYFARLWHVELPTISEVLKVVILIASLWAINIFDAIWLLTRGGPIYKTTTLTILIYYKAFQEYRISQAATISLVMFVILLAYGVGYLRRVMKEEVAISA